A section of the Oncorhynchus tshawytscha isolate Ot180627B linkage group LG09, Otsh_v2.0, whole genome shotgun sequence genome encodes:
- the LOC112257968 gene encoding frizzled-9-like — protein MYIFHLRIAILLWCQLVIAASSLDIGAYDIERGRPAKCEPITIPMCQGIGYNMTRMPNFMKYESQAEASIKLNEFAPLVEYGCDVHLRFFLCSLYVPMCTDKVSTTIPACRPMCEQARQKCSPIMEKFSFGWPDSLDCSKLPTKNNPNSLCMEAPENDTKQETKKGEGMLPVPPRPRQPGPATSGRSGNSLGSCENPEKFQYVEKSQSCAPRCSSVVDVFWSRQDKDFAFIWMAVWSTLCFISTAFTVLTFLLDPQRFQYPERPIIFLSMCYNVYSVAFVIRSVAGAENIACDRENGELYIIQEGLESTGCTIVFLILYYFGMASSIWWVILTLTWFLAAGKKWGHEAIEAHSSYFHMAAWGIPAMKTIVILTMRKVAGDELTGLCYVGSMDVNALTGFVLIPLSCYLVIGTSFILTGFVALFHIRKIMKTGGTNTEKLEKLMVKIGVFSILYTVPATCVIICYFYERLNMGYWKFQALENKCVSFPGRRHEDCSLEESVPTVAVFMLKIFMSLVVGITSGVWVWSSKTLQTWQGLCNRKLSVRTSRKPCSSVSCSTSHCHYKSPAVVLHMAKTDSYLESPTHV, from the coding sequence ATGTATATTTTTCATTTGAGGATTGCCATTTTACTCTGGTGCCAACTTGTTATTGCTGCATCCAGCTTGGATATCGGAGCATATGATATAGAGAGGGGCAGACCTGCAAAATGTGAACCCATCACCATTCCCATGTGCCAGGGCATTGGCTACAATATGACAAGAATGCCCAACTTCATGAAATACGAAAGCCAAGCAGAGGCCAGCATCAAACTGAATGAGTTTGCCCCTCTAGTGGAATACGGCTGTGACGTGCACCTGCGCTTTTTTCTCTGCTCCCTCTACGTCCCCATGTGCACTGACAAAGTGTCCACCACCATCCCTGCCTGCCGACCAATGTGTGAGCAGGCCAGGCAGAAGTGCTCTCCCATCATGGAGAAATTCAGCTTCGGCTGGCCTGACTCACTGGACTGCTCCAAGCTGCCCACTAAAAACAACCCCAACTCGCTGTGCATGGAGGCGCCTGAGAATGACACCAAGCAGGAGACCAAGAAGGGGGAGGGCATGCTACCGGTGCCCCCCAGACCCAGGCAGCCCGGCCCGGCTACCAGCGGGCGCTCGGGCAACAGCCTGGGCTCCTGCGAGAACCCAGAGAAGTTCCAGTATGTGGAGAAGAGCCAGTCGTGTGCCCCGCGCTGCTCCTCGGTGGTGGACGTGTTCTGGTCGCGGCAGGACAAGGACTTTGCCTTCATCTGGATGGCGGTGTGGTCCACACTCTGCTTCATCTCCACCGCCTTCACTGTCCTCACCTTCCTGCTGGACCCGCAGCGCTTTCAGTACCCGGAGCGGCCCATCATCTTCCTCTCCATGTGTTACAACGTCTACTCGGTGGCCTTCGTCATCCGCTCGGTGGCCGGGGCCGAGAACATAGCCTGCGACCGGGAGAATGGCGAGCTCTACATCATCCAGGAGGGGCTGGAGTCTACGGGCTGCACCATCGTCTTCCTCATCCTCTACTACTTTGGTATGGCTTCATCTATCTGGTGGGTCATCCTCACACTCACCTGGTTCCTGGCCGCTGGCAAGAAGTGGGGCCACGAGGCCATCGAGGCCCACAGCAGCTATTTCCACATGGCCGCCTGGGGCATCCCAGCCATGAAGACCATCGTCATCCTAACTATGAGGAAGGTGGCAGGGGACGAGCTGACGGGGCTGTGTTATGTGGGGAGCATGGACGTTAATGCACTGACCGGCTTCGTGCTCATCCCTCTGTCCTGCTACCTGGTCATTGGCACCTCTTTCATCCTCACGGGCTTTGTGGCGCTCTTCCACATCCGGAAGATAATGAAGACGGGCGGCACCAACACAGAGAAGCTGGAGAAACTCATGGTGAAGATCGGTGTGTTCTCCATCCTGTACACGGTGCCCGCCACCTGCGTCATCATCTGCTACTTCTACGAGAGGCTCAACATGGGGTACTGGAAGTTCCAGGCGCTGGAGAACAAGTGTGTGTCGTTCCCCGGGCGCCGGCATGAGGACTGCTCCCTGGAGGAGTCGGTGCCCACCGTGGCAGTGTTCATGCTGAAGATCTTCATGTCTCTGGTGGTGGGCATCACCAGCGGTGTGTGGGTTTGGAGTTCCAAGACCCTGCAGACCTGGCAGGGCCTGTGCAACAGGAAGCTGTCAGTGCGGACTAGCAGGAAGCCTTGTAGCAGCGTCAGCTGCAGCACCTCCCACTGTCACTACAAGTCCCCAGCCGTGGTGCTCCACATGGCCAAAACAGACTCTTACCTAGAGAG